The DNA region aaatattaaataaataaagtatttttaaatttatttctagtaaataatattccatatttacGCCACGACCACTTTttgatttaaacatattttaataaaaaattaattgttttgtaaagTATCATTAACATTTACAACTACATATGTATACAATTGTTTCTATTCAATAAGAAACAATATACAAACGAATCtaatgaaatgaataataaattaaattcattccaTACTTTCGACCACCACTGAACATGTGATGGCGGTAAATTGAAATGCACTCGTCTATCTTTTTTAGATagggtattttttaaaaataacatttggtACTActgaaaacatgttttaaacataattaataaaaaataaataaaacaattaggaAGTGCACAAAaaaagtttcaattaaaatttatttgaaaattgcctttaaatttaatacaacaatattgttgttaaatgTTGAGGTTATGTAAAACTATCTGCCAAATAGCTTTGACATAGAACACGACAAGAGTGATTTACAACTGATAATTTGTCGTTAtttcaaatcatttaaaatgagTGCTTCATCCGCAGATTTGAATGTCGAGAAACCTGATGCCCCGCCGAATCCAGAAATAGCTACAGAATCAACAGCCGCTGACGCCGGCCCTTCCACCTCGACAGCAACTGTTCCAACCCCCACTCACAAATATAATACAAGATcaaagaataagaaaattgaGGGGGTTAAGAAACCGCCCACCATGCCGGTGACTAATGGACGCAAAACTAAGCAGCCTTTATTTGATAAGCGTGGGGTTCATATCAAATCTGGAACGGATTTGTGCGATTGCCTGATTCCAGATTGTGTGGGCTGCTTCTTCGATTGTCCTAAATGCGGATCTCCAAAGTGTGGTACCACTTGCAGGGTTAACCGTAAATTTATCGTTACAAGTGTTGAGGTTGAGGGTAAGAACTACAAGTACAAAATCGAAAATACACTCCAAAACTAATTGGtgatttagaattttgtatcttattaatttataataaataatgtttcaaaagtaattgaatttatttatttgacccCATTTATACTCAGAAAAAAACATACCCAATTTGGTGTTTGGTAGTTTGACAGGCCAGTCCGGGAAACGGGTGAAACAAAAGTTGCATTCGGATTTCGgcggaatattaaaactaattaaaattaggtgGAGAAAAGTGGAGCaacttttaaaaagataagttatattttatttatttcaataatataatgtaattttttttaatattttacagagTACTCATTGTTTTTACATTTCCTCATCTTTTGTACATTGATCTAATTGGTAATAATCATTGGATCTATATTTTTCTATGCCTCTTTTGGcacttttattaaatcgaTATTTTTTTCGTCTAATTTTTCAGCCTAATATTTTCCATAGATTTTCTATCAGATTAAGATCCGGCGACTTTAAATTCCACTTCAATACTCTGACATTCTTTATACAGCATCtggatttaataat from Aethina tumida isolate Nest 87 chromosome 1, icAetTumi1.1, whole genome shotgun sequence includes:
- the LOC126266518 gene encoding ARL14 effector protein-like; translated protein: MSASSADLNVEKPDAPPNPEIATESTAADAGPSTSTATVPTPTHKYNTRSKNKKIEGVKKPPTMPVTNGRKTKQPLFDKRGVHIKSGTDLCDCLIPDCVGCFFDCPKCGSPKCGTTCRVNRKFIVTSVEVEGNNYKYEIENTLQK